Proteins encoded within one genomic window of Tigriopus californicus strain San Diego chromosome 12, Tcal_SD_v2.1, whole genome shotgun sequence:
- the LOC131891362 gene encoding uncharacterized protein LOC131891362, with the protein MAGKANQEYLAQLAQVAHDMSQSFKEQTESRLRCQSDLVEKLGDKLANKSVPVSNIASSPPPNQSINGMTSSMPSTSFQSPDSSHPLVTPPNLLNPAATSGFSAHSHPLGHFIGDTSSGVTARDPAIPLLYLYI; encoded by the exons ATGGCAGGCAAAGCTAACCAAGAGTATTTGGCCCAATTGGCTCAAGTAGCCCACGACATGAGCCAATCCTTCAAGGAACAAACTGAATCTCGACTTCGATGCCAATCTGATTTGGTGGAAAAATTGGGTGACAAACTGGCCAATAAATCTGTCCCTGTTTCGAATATCGCCTCTTCCCCCCCTCCCAATCAATCCATCAATGGTATGACCAGCTCGATGCCCTCGACTTCTTTCCAATCTCCGGATTCGTCACATCCGCTAGTGACACCTCCAAATCTCCTCAATCCCGCCGCTACGTCCGGGTTTTCTGCTCATTCACATCCTCTTGGTCACTTCATTGGAGACACCAGCTCTGGTGTAACTGCCAGGGATCCAG CCATTCCTCTTTTATACCTCTACATCTAG
- the LOC131891364 gene encoding uncharacterized protein LOC131891364 gives MKNLIFPVIVALFGFALMTLADMGDLEAEEAKILEDFESGMFDEFISIETEINDSDVGADDEDGEDTDGSEDRLFLGGWCRLKCLPKCAAAPNGTCTCTKMFLGIFPIFSITITCV, from the exons ATGAAGAACTTGATCTTTCCCGTTATCGTTGCCCTCTTTGGCTTTGCCCTCATGACCTTGGCTGATATGGGAGATCTGGAAGCCGAAGAGGCCAAAATCCTTGAAGACTTTGAGAGCGGCATGTTCGACGAGTTCATCTCAATCGAAACGGAAATCAATGATTCTGATGTGGGCGCTGATGACGAAGACGGCGAAGATACGGATGGGTCTGAAGACAG ATTGTTCCTTGGTGGTTGGTGTCGCTTGAAATGTCTGCCCAAATGTGCTGCCGCTCCCAATGGCACGTGTACTTGCACCAAGATGTTCCTTGGCATCTTCCCCATCTTTTCTATAACCATTACTTGTGTATAA